From Candidatus Methylomirabilota bacterium:
GGCAGTTTATCCCCGCTACGGGACGACGCTTCGGCTTAAAATTAAACTGGTGGTACGATGGACGACGCGACATCGTAGCATCCACGCGGGCGGCGCTTGATTATTTGGAATATTTGCACGATTTCTTCGATGGCGATTGGCTGCTGGCCTTGGCCGGCTATAACGCGGGCGAAGGCACCGTACTCAAGGCAATGCGCTACAACCGACGGCGCCGAAGGTCCACCGACTTTTGGTCACTGCGGCTACCCCGTGAAACGAAACAATACGTACCGCGTCTCCTTGCGCTACGGAACATCGTCGCCACTCCGGAAAAACTGGGCATCACCCTCAGGCCTATTCCCGACGAACCCTATCTCACCAGTGTCGATATCGATTCACAATTGGATCTCGCAACGGCGGCGAAACTGGCTGATATGGAATTGAATGAACTGCATCAACTCAACCCCGGTTTCAACCGCTGGGCCACCGCCCCGGATGGCCCCCATCACCTGCTGCTACCCCTGGATAAGGCGGAACGCTTTGCTGACGAGGTGGCTCAATTGCCTCCGGAACTCCGGATCCAATGGGTGCGGCACCGGGTGCGCCGCGGCGAAACACTCGGCGGGCTAGCGCTCCGTTATCAAACCACAGCAAGAGTATTGCGCCAACTCAACAATCTCAATGGCAATCTCATCCGCGCCGGGCATTACCTCGTTATTCCCATCCCAGCGCGTGCTTACGGGGGTCAGCAAAATACCCTACAAGATGTCGCCGCTTACGGCGACAAGTCCATCCATACCGTAAGGTCTGGAGAAAACCTGTGGTTCCTGTCTCGCCGCTATGGCACTACGGTGCGGCAACTGTGCTACTGGAATAATATATCCCCTCGTGCTTTACTGCACCCCGGCCAGCGAATCATTGTGCTCTACGGCCCCTCTTCCAGTATCATCCCCGCCAGCCTGCATACGCTCACGGTGCCTGGA
This genomic window contains:
- a CDS encoding LysM peptidoglycan-binding domain-containing protein produces the protein MAVGLMIGGCTFHGQRARPEQTAGDSTNTPTPAQTTPSSDASDEPFLDGSEIVFGAPSRELPDEADPQEPDSFNETESFTLPATEDEPSMIWPRYTGTPDQSQFYPFSIIEDKPSQIWPRHTVTSDESQSFAVSTTEDEPSLEYENAETTEDFASYDPQPASAHSSEKDADLWDRIRQGFALPERQDRRIDGEAKWFSRNQDYLDRVAEHARPYLHYIVSQVEQRGLPTEIVLLPVVESAFQPYAYSSGHAAGIWQFIPATGRRFGLKLNWWYDGRRDIVASTRAALDYLEYLHDFFDGDWLLALAGYNAGEGTVLKAMRYNRRRRRSTDFWSLRLPRETKQYVPRLLALRNIVATPEKLGITLRPIPDEPYLTSVDIDSQLDLATAAKLADMELNELHQLNPGFNRWATAPDGPHHLLLPLDKAERFADEVAQLPPELRIQWVRHRVRRGETLGGLALRYQTTARVLRQLNNLNGNLIRAGHYLVIPIPARAYGGQQNTLQDVAAYGDKSIHTVRSGENLWFLSRRYGTTVRQLCYWNNISPRALLHPGQRIIVLYGPSSSIIPASLHTLTVPGAVAKPRKITYRVRRGDSLYRISRRFQVTIKQLRQWNNIKRNQYLQPGQKLTLYVSLTADSERS